Sequence from the Thermincola ferriacetica genome:
TGCCTTTTTCCCGGGCCATTTCCTGCAACAGGTGCACTGAATCTTCCGCCACCAGGGGATGGCCCGGCACAGCATATACTACCGGACCTTTTTCTGCTTCTTCCAGTAATGTCACAGCAATTCGCCGGTACACTTCACCAAAATCAACAATTTCTTCGTAAAAATGATCAAAAGAATCGCCTTTTATAAGGCCCTGTTCCATAAGCAATGGAACAACAGGGTGTTTGGTAGTGCGGAGAAAAACCCGTTCGTTTCCTTTGAGAATTTTTATGGTTGCTTCCGTTAGAGCCCCAATACTTCCGGGGCCCAAACCAATCACCGTAATATCTCCCATTAAATTCCTCCCTACAATGGCCTATTTCCCTATGAGCGTTTCCTGAACACATTGACAAGCAACATTATCGTAGAATCGTTGCCTCTGTCTATTAATGCCAAAACTACAAAATAGATTCCCGCCCCGAAAAGCACTGTTAAAACAGTGGCCAAATGCATGTTATAAGTTAGTTTCAAAAATCCAAAGGTCAAATATACGCCTACCGCCATAATTGTAGCAGCTACTGCCGGTTTTGACAATACCTGCCTGCTTAAGCGCCAATCCGTCACTCTGCGTAAATCTGCCAGGTTCAAAACAGAGGAAATACAAAAACCGGCCAATGTCCCCAAGGCAGGGCCTCTTATTCCGAAAACAGGAAGACCTGTTAAATAATAATTTAACCCTAACTTCACTACCACACCGACCAATAAGTTTTTTACCGGTAAATGGGTTCTGCCTAACCCTTGCAAAACACCGGAAGTAGTCTGGTGTAATCCCAAAAATACAGCGGCGGGAGCTAAAATAGACAAAGGTATACCTGCTTCGGGACAGTTGAAAAGAAGGTCAGCGATAGGTTCGGCCAACAAATACAGGCCCATTGCTGCAGGCAGGCATATAGATACGGCTGCTTTTACAGCGGCATTTAAATTACGGTAAATCTGAAATTTATTTTTTCTTGCATCGAGTTCTGATATAACAGGAACCAAAGAAGTAGCCAGGGCTAGAGTAAAAATAGTCGGTACATTCACCAAGGTAACCGCTCCACCTGTTAGCTCCCCATATAACTCCGCCGCTTTGGCCACGGAATAGCCGGCCTGTTGCAGCCTTAAGGGTACAGTAACAGCATCAAGAATCTGCACCATAGGCAGTACCAGGCCCCCAAAAGAGATCGGCAGTGACAAGGCTAATATACGGTAGCCCGTCATAAACAGAGACAGCGATTTGCCCCCCA
This genomic interval carries:
- a CDS encoding putative polysaccharide biosynthesis protein, producing MTKGALAKGAVILSIAGFISKIIGAGYRIPLFRLIGAEGMGIYQMAYPLYTLLLTISSAGIPVAVSKLVAERVVLNDRQGTRDILLVSLVMLSLIGALCTTALYILAGFLSREVLKDERAYYSIVAIAPAVFFVGLMSVFRGYFQGFQQMYPTAISQIIEQAVRVATVLIGAYLFLPRGIEYAAAAATSGAVAGAVAGLGVLLVCYVWKSAILPPVWTKGMGGKSLSLFMTGYRILALSLPISFGGLVLPMVQILDAVTVPLRLQQAGYSVAKAAELYGELTGGAVTLVNVPTIFTLALATSLVPVISELDARKNKFQIYRNLNAAVKAAVSICLPAAMGLYLLAEPIADLLFNCPEAGIPLSILAPAAVFLGLHQTTSGVLQGLGRTHLPVKNLLVGVVVKLGLNYYLTGLPVFGIRGPALGTLAGFCISSVLNLADLRRVTDWRLSRQVLSKPAVAATIMAVGVYLTFGFLKLTYNMHLATVLTVLFGAGIYFVVLALIDRGNDSTIMLLVNVFRKRS